Within the Dechloromonas denitrificans genome, the region CGGAAGCCGAGAACTTCCTGCATGGCATCCGGCGGAGCAAGCGCGGAGGCGGGGGCTAACATGGCCGACAGCGATACCTATTGGCGCAAGACACGCGCGTTAACCATCGTGCTGTTTCTTTTGTGGGTGGTTGTCACTTTCCTGGGCGGCTGGTTTGCCCGCGAACTGAACGAAATGGTCATCTTCGGCTTTCCTTTCGGTTTTTACATGGGGGCTCAGGGCCTTCTGTTCTTCTTTCTGGCGATCATCTGGTTCTACAACTACCGGATGCGCAAGCTGGATGCCGAGTTCAACATTGACGACGAGTAGCTGATCAGGATGTTGCTCTTCGTTATCGGTGCATTGCGGGCAATCGTTGAAATGCTCGGTCTCTGTCTGGTCGCCCAGGGGATGCTCTACATTCTGGCCGGTAGGGGAAGGGCGGCCAATCCGATCTACCAACTGTTTTCAATAATCACCGCGCCGCCGCGTCGCCTGGTCGCCTGGCTGCTGCCGCAGCGCGCAAGTGCAACGACCATCGGTATCGTCTGTTTTGCGCTTCTGCTGCTGTTTTGGCTCGGATTGGCTGTAATGCGAAAGTTTATTTGACCGTCTCCGCTCTTCTGCTACAATGCGCGCCTCCTGGAGAGGTGGATGAGTGGTTTAAGTCGCACGCCTGGAAAGCGTGTGTAGGGTAATCCCCTACCCCGGGTTCGAATCCCGGTCTCTCCGCCAGGCTTCCGCAAGGCCCGATTTCTTAATCTATTTAATAGGTTACGAAGTCGGGCTTTTTGCATTCAAGCCAAGTATTAAGTCGGTTGGTACCCCATGTCAGAGCCCTCTGCGGGGGATATCTTGCTACTTGGCCGGAGGATCATTCGTTATCGGGGTGTTCCATCACCGATGTCGGAAATCTGCAGGCGGTAAAACTGCGGGGACGCGTTGCCATCTTCCTCGGGAAGGCTAAAACGCAGCAGATTCCGGCCTCGGCCAATAGGCTGTGCCCGGCCGAATGACGTGAACGGCCCCATCATCGAGGTGGATTGCTCGATCCTGAGCAGCCTTTTGTGTGGCGAAAAAATGTCCAACGCAAAGTGATTCGGTCGAATCTCTCTGAGTCTCGGGGCGAACGGGCGGGCCAGCGGTTCGCCGATGAAGACACCTTCGCCAGGCCAGGCGACGCTTTTCCAATAGGCTTCGATGGCGCTGGCGCCGGTCGAGTAGTAGAACATGGCGATGGCCGGGAAGGGGAATTTCTGGACGTGGTTGCACGGTTCCATCACCGTTCCGTAGCTTGCCGTGGCGCCGGCTTCGAGCCAGCGCATGCTGCTCATCTGGCTCGAATCGGTCAGTTGTCCGCCGAATGAGGTGAGGTGGTCGGCCAGCGCGCCCGGCAGGAAGCCCAAGGTTTTCAGTTGTGGCACTTGCGGCAGGCCGGTGAAATAGAAGAGGACATCGGGGCGGTTCTCGATGGCCCCGGTTTGGAGGATTTCGATGGGGAACACATCTCTTAGCTCTCGTTCCGTTTTTTCAAAATAGGCGGCGCGCACGCTGCGGGTTTTATCCGGGGTGTTGAGCAAGTAGGCGCGTCCGGCTGGAAATTGGCGATCGGCCGAGATGCCGCGGTCGATTAACGCCTTGACCTGTTCAAAGCTGCGGCCGGCGAGCATCATCGATGGCCGCAGCCGGTGGTCGCTGGCCGGGTAGAGGCTGGGGGAGTTGAAATAACTGCTGGCGGCAGTCGGGCCGCATTTCGACGAGCAGTATTCTTCGTTGAAGCCAAAGGCCAGCGCCGAGGTGAGTGACATGCATCCGACCCGATAAGGCGCT harbors:
- a CDS encoding DUF4212 domain-containing protein, whose product is MADSDTYWRKTRALTIVLFLLWVVVTFLGGWFARELNEMVIFGFPFGFYMGAQGLLFFFLAIIWFYNYRMRKLDAEFNIDDE
- a CDS encoding TIGR03790 family protein is translated as MKLATAQKGIGVKFDHRFFARFGALLLAIYLVAATPALASARILLPRTGLTPDELAVIINDDDPLSRQVGEYYQKARSIPASNLIHIHFPPGRSALGKDEFTQLKTAIDLATPAHIQAYAVAWTAPYRVGCMSLTSALAFGFNEEYCSSKCGPTAASSYFNSPSLYPASDHRLRPSMMLAGRSFEQVKALIDRGISADRQFPAGRAYLLNTPDKTRSVRAAYFEKTERELRDVFPIEILQTGAIENRPDVLFYFTGLPQVPQLKTLGFLPGALADHLTSFGGQLTDSSQMSSMRWLEAGATASYGTVMEPCNHVQKFPFPAIAMFYYSTGASAIEAYWKSVAWPGEGVFIGEPLARPFAPRLREIRPNHFALDIFSPHKRLLRIEQSTSMMGPFTSFGRAQPIGRGRNLLRFSLPEEDGNASPQFYRLQISDIGDGTPR